A window of Cryptosporidium parvum Iowa II chromosome 1, whole genome shotgun sequence contains these coding sequences:
- a CDS encoding signal peptide, secreted protein (transcripts identified by EST) — translation MKYYLPFGVLLLIIQLYLSRCSESSEDTESEVLSIQDSSELRDCKQAISGISGAGYHEFTLDPSLLKVISEMGNSGQPCRFIVVDGMQQNYQQADDGGSSSQVNYLSQQVQTPMQMTMQTQMPVQMPMQMPMQMPTQMQIQRTNQGLQFGHGNMVQWVGGPVNFDNMVDCKFYRQNPGFCVPMSIYTPCSRCKARVRTIFRTSYKVRCPGQESFPAQLRPYFAWVPTSHRNPKRERGIFSRWRRQFMCIVMAISDIPKDVSLFWQHSQITFDSAYETPQYVPLLLGPYGDQSTALGYAAGTNFLTSSGLSYQGARHYIQNQNSERNAHEAS, via the coding sequence ATGAAATACTACTTGCCTTTCGGAGTATTACTCTTAATTATACAACTTTATCTTTCAAGGTGTTCTGAATCTTCGGAAGATACGGAAAGCGAAGTTCTTTCGATTCAAGATTCGTCTGAATTGAGGGATTGCAAACAAGCCATAAGTGGTATATCAGGAGCTGGTTATCATGAATTTACATTGGACCCTTCACTATTGAAGGTAATTTCGGAAATGGGTAATTCAGGCCAACCGTGCCGATTTATTGTAGTTGATGGCATGCAGCAGAACTATCAGCAGGCTGATGATGGTGGTTCATCAAGCcaagtaaattatttaagcCAACAAGTTCAGACTCCAATGCAAATGACAATGCAAACGCAAATGCCAGTTCAAATGCCAATGCAAATGCCAATGCAAATGCCAACACAAATGCAAATACAAAGAACTAATCAGGGATTGCAGTTCGGACACGGTAATATGGTACAATGGGTAGGTGGACCAGTCAACTTTGACAACATGGTTGACTGTAAGTTCTACCGTCAAAATCCGGGATTTTGTGTACCTATGTCTATCTATACTCCTTGTTCACGTTGTAAGGCGCGTGTGAGAACAATTTTTAGAACTAGTTACAAGGTTAGATGTCCTGGCCAGGAATCTTTCCCAGCACAATTGAGGCCTTACTTTGCTTGGGTGCCTACTAGTCATCGTAACCCAAAGAGAGAGAGAGGAATATTTTCCAGATGGAGACGCCAGTTTATGTGCATTGTAATGGCAATTTCCGATATTCCAAAGGATGTTTCTTTGTTTTGGCAGCATTCTCAGATAACTTTCGATTCTGCATATGAAACACCACAATATGTTCCTTTACTTCTTGGTCCATATGGAGATCAGTCTACTGCACTGGGATATGCTGCTGGCACAAACTTCCTTACTTCTAGCGGCTTAAGTTATCAAGGCGCACGtcattatattcaaaatcaaaattcaGAACGAAATGCCCACGAAGCTTCCtaa
- a CDS encoding RAD50, which yields LSIFKQYFFFIMSNLEKLVICGVRSFSPDRREGIAFESPITLIVGQNGSGKTTIIECLKASISGELPPSSKSGQYFIHDPKLNGSAEVRAQIRLIFREYQNKKKIQIVRSFQLSHIKTRKADLKSTGDLKPQFRVLESVLQTKDEESGQVTSISHKCADINAQVPILFGVSNSIIENVLFCHQEDSNWPLQDMAKVKKKFDELFGSTRYSKALELITKLKGEYNKKIKEKALFNENLKQKIDFLKGIINKKNQCLLRKAEINKEMQVLATKLDSHLNMKQELMKNVDMLDKLQSELIFEMSLFDTHVKEIKEMENVLLKSNYNQLEDELEINSLLHNEFEEIQNLNSKLKNLQNQTNHIKNNLENFGVNSSADEFAQRKNEVLRKIAEIKKLTASKEILLFLENSLVALNEQLTNYKDLNWESVQKTISILEVNKTEIDSSLVNLKAELNFKIEEKKKLFDSINNKREEQMKLQKDFDKICEKIKEKTHIDNEINCLKSKIQENTDIYTNEKLFNVNYLNNAYNCTYDLGKINGELTILERIKSSNIFNITHFEYDESAGSFSEMIERRETEYQCKKIETLNIWKELEQIVGDFGTKDNTSMLDFQCKLLLEKLESFPLDMENRQIELKSSLSQIEIEILIIDENIQRLEFEIQEVTNKIQFANLEIKNLEIEHCKRKDFLKNSIEELEQDFEFLFRNRKMFDISNQDVSNKTLIQSLLSIREEEANLNTKIVKSNQIIEELNNVIKLMNKRKQLESSKKNINILNHNIYSLLGINKLECLTETDFGHNKSFIQELYLKKKNELDVLQIAIEKIRCEISKLTGEFKSNENWLEKFTCDSKGYSSIEELSEKYLSGVFEQQTMSLCVKDLEKYHKSLQKALMKFHIDKMTEINRTIKELWNITYKGHDIDYIAIRSDAEDNEENFTVEKKSSRTPSGTKSFNYRVVMIQNGVELDMKGRCSAGQRVLACIIIRLALAESFCVNCGILALDEPTTNLDRFNIKGLAEALSYLIKFRKQQKNFQLIIITHDENFVRVMAQAQQCDHFFHVSKDEQGYSTIRQVDF from the exons ctttctatttttaaacaatattttttttttataatgaGTAACCTCGAAAAATTAGTTATTTGTGGGGTGAGAAGCTTTTCACCTGACCGTAGGGAGGGCATTGCCTTTGAAAGTCCAATTACATTAATTGTAGGCCAAAATGGATCGGGTAAAACAACAATAATAGAATGCTTAAAAGCATCTATATCTGGTGAGCTTCCTCCTAGTTCTAAGAGTGGGCAGTATTTCATTCACGATCCTAAATTGAATGGATCTGCTGAGGTTAGGGCTCAAATAAGATTAATTTTTAGAGAgtatcaaaataaaaaaaagattcaaatagTTAGATCATTTCAGCTATCCCATATTAAGACTAGGAAGGCTGATTTAAAATCTACTGGGGATTTAAAGCCTCAATTTAGAGTTTTAGAAAGTGTTTTACAGACTAAAGATGAAGAATCTGGGCAAGTGACCAGTATAAGTCATAAATGTGCAGATATAAATGCTCAAGTTCCTATTTTATTTGGGGTTTCTAATTCgataattgaaaatgtaCTATTTTGTCATCAAGAGGATTCAAACTGGCCATTACAAGATATGGctaaagttaaaaaaaaatttgatgaattatttggatCCACAAGATATAGCAAAGCTTTGGAATTAATTACAAAGTTGAAGGGTGAatataataagaaaattaagGAGAAAGCTTTATTTAACGAGAACTTAAAACAGAAAATCGACTTTTTGAAaggaataataaataaaaaaaatcaatgtTTACTTAGAAAAGCTGAGATAAATAAGGAAATGCAGGTTTTAGCCACTAAATTAGATTCACATTTGAATATGAAGCAAGAATTGATGAAAAATGTAGATATGTTAGATAAGCTTCAGTCTGAgcttatttttgaaatgtCATTATTTGATACACACGTAAAGGAGATAAAAGAAATGGAAAACgttttattaaaatcaaattataaTCAATTAGAAGatgaattagaaattaattcacTCTTGCATAATGAATTCgaagaaattcaaaatctgaATTCTAAACTTAAAAACTTGCAAAACCAAACAAATCACATCAAAAATAATCTAGAAAATTTTGGAGTAAACAGCTCAGCAGATGAGTTTGCTCAACGAAAAAATGAGGTTCTTAGAAAAATTGctgaaataaaaaaattaacagCCTcgaaagaaatattattgtttttagAAAATTCTTTGGTTGCTTTAAATGAACAGCTAACTAATTATAAGGATTTGAATTGGGAATCAGTACAAAAAACCATTTCTATACTAGAAGTTAACAAGACTGAAATAGATTCTTCATTAGTTAATTTAAAAGCAGAATTAAACTTCAAGatagaagaaaagaaaaaattattcgactctattaataataaaagagaAGAGCAAATGAAATTGCaaaaagattttgataaGATTTGTgagaaaattaaagagaaaACGCATATAGATAATGAGATAAATTgtttaaaatcaaaaatccAGGAAAATACAGATATTTATACTAATGAAAAGTTATTCAATgtgaattatttgaataacGCATATAATTGTACATATGATCTGGGAAAAATTAATGGCGAACTGACTATTTTGGAGCGTATAAAGAGttctaatatatttaatattactcattttgaatatgaTGAAAGCGCTGGAAGCTTTAGTGAGATGATTGAACGAAGGGAAACTGAGTATCAATgtaaaaaaattgaaactTTGAACATCTGGAAGGAACTAGAACAGATCGTAGGAGATTTTGGGACTAAAGATAACACTTCAATGTTAGATTTCCAATGCAAATTACTATTGGAAAAACTCGAAAGTTTCCCATTAGATATGGAAAATCGGcaaatagaattaaaaagCTCACTTAGTCAAATTGAGATagagatattaataattgacgaaaatattcaacgccttgaatttgaaattcaaGAAGTAACAAATAAAATCCAATTTGCCAACttggaaattaaaaatctGGAAATTGAGCACTGCAAAAGGAAagattttttgaagaattctATTGAAGAGTTAGAACAAGATTTCGAATTTCTCTTTCGAAATAG AAAAATGTTTGATATATCTAATCAAGATGTTTCAAATAAGACCCTTATTCAATCTCTTTTATCAATTCGAGAAGAAGAGGCTAATCTTAATACTAAGATCGTTAAATCGAATCAAATTATTGAGGAATTGAATAACGTGATAAAATTGATGAATAAGCGGAAACAACTTGAATcatctaaaaaaaatattaatatacttaatcataatatttattcccTACTAGGAATAAATAAGCTAGAGTGTTTGACAGAAACTGACTTTGGCCataataaaagttttattcaagaattataccttaaaaaaaaaaatgaattggATGTTCTTCAAATAGCAATCGAGAAAATACGATGTGAAATATCAAAACTGACAGGCGAATTTAAGTCCAATGAAAACTGGCTGGAAAAGTTCACATGTGACTCAAAAGGCTATTCTTCTATAGAGGAGTTGTCTGAAAAGTACCTAAGTGGAGTTTTTGAACAACAGACAATGAGTTTGTGTGTTAAAGATTTGGAGAAGTACCATAAATCTCTTCAGAAAGCACTAATGAAGTTTCACATAGATAAAATGACGGAAATTAATAGAACTATAAAGGAGTTATGGAACATTACTTATAAAGGTCATGATATTGACTATATCGCAATAAGGAGCGATGCAGAggataatgaagaaaatttcactgtggaaaaaaaatcatcGCGAACTCCTTCCGGAACTAAGTCGTTTAATTATAGAGTAGTAATGATACAAAATGGTGTAGAACTTGACATGAAAG gaAGATGCTCTGCCGGTCAAAGAGTGCTTGCGTGCATAATAATTAGACTTGCGCTAGCAGAGTCGTTCTGCGTTAACTGTGGAATTCTAGCACTTGATGAGCCTACGACAAACTTAGATAGGTTTAATATTAAGGGCTTAGCAGAGGCATTATCATATTTGATCAAATTCAGAAAgcaacaaaaaaatttccAG ttaataataattacacATGATGAAAATTTTGTAAGAGTTATGGCCCAAGCACAGCAGTGTGATCACTTTTTTCATGTATCAAAAGATGAACAAGGATATTCAACAATTAGGCAAGTAGACTTT
- a CDS encoding protein phosphatase 4 (formerly X), catalytic subunit; Protein phosphatase 4, catalytic subunit codes for MSDLDRQIEQLRRCEPIKESEVKLLCMKAREILVEEANVQRIDTPVTICGDIHGQFFDLMELFKVGGELPDTNYLFLGDFVDRGYYSVETFLLLIALKVRYPDRIMLIRGNHETRQITQVYGFYDECLRKYGSVNVWRYCTEIFDYLSLASLIEDRILCVHGGLSPSIATIDEIRSLDRKQEVPHDGSMCDLLWSDPEEINGWGISPRGAGYIFGSDVVKSFNHCNDIELITRAHQLAMDGYKWWFEQNLVTVWSAPNYCYRCGNIATVMELDEQLNYHFKTFEAAPAEQRGIPAKRPAPDYFI; via the coding sequence ATGAGCGATTTAGACAGACAAATTGAGCAATTGAGACGTTGTGAGCCGATTAAAGAATCTGAggtaaaattattatgtaTGAAGGCTAGAGAGATTCTTGTAGAGGAGGCGAATGTGCAAAGAATTGATACTCCAGTGACAATTTGCGGAGATATTCATGGCCAATTTTTTGATCTAATGGAGCTTTTTAAAGTCGGTGGTGAACTTCCTGACACAAATTACTTATTTTTAGGTGATTTCGTTGACAGAGGATACTACAGTGTAGAAACATTCTTGCTCCTCATTGCTCTTAAAGTCAGGTATCCAGATAGAATTATGCTTATCAGAGGAAACCATGAAACACGACAAATCACACAAGTATATGGATTTTACGATGAATGTCTCCGTAAGTACGGGAGTGTAAACGTTTGGAGGTATTGTacagaaatatttgattatcTCTCTCTCGCTTCATTAATTGAAGACCGAATTTTATGCGTTCATGGGGGGTTGTCCCCCAGTATTGCTACAATTGATGAAATACGAAGCCTAGATAGAAAGCAAGAAGTTCCTCATGACGGTTCCATGTGCGACCTTCTTTGGTCAGATCCAGAGGAAATAAATGGATGGGGAATAAGCCCAAGAGGAGCAGGATATATTTTTGGGTCAGATGTAGTAAAGAGTTTCAATCATTGTAACGATATTGAACTGATTACACGAGCTCATCAGCTTGCTATGGACGGTTATAAGTGGTGGTTTGAACAAAATTTAGTCACAGTTTGGAGTGCGccaaattattgttataGATGCGGAAATATTGCTACTGTAATGGAGTTAGATGAACAATTAAACTACCACTTTAAAACATTTGAGGCAGCTCCTGCTGAACAAAGAGGAATTCCTGCCAAGAGACCTGCTCCTGactattttatttga
- a CDS encoding mitochondrial carrier protein, Flx1p like mitochondrial membrane associated flavin transporter with 4 or more transmembrane domains, whose amino-acid sequence AWHNNFMKKIKFFLTATSSLISAIITSFLLHPLDVVRTRQQVAAASDGAVIAHPTLISTINFIIDTEGVIGLYKGLNGQLVASGVSWFIFRYFFDFIRYFIEENKCFVFSYVVKSQTCFYPLQISPFSNSISTIIASVLSTALVHPLWLVKSRLEIQSVNTKKKGWKQYSAGLHGIAECMYSIYQKNGICGLYSGFIPTLMLIPHTLIQLVIYDIFRNQSINYNSKHLYLSNLRFFIFGFISKLLASALTYPLQVIRSRMQMAKIENIQLKTYDINILKLSHKEFVNFARDHYFPGLMTHIPKVSMHSGIMFLIYEAMIKLFESILSIN is encoded by the coding sequence GCCTGGCATAACAATTttatgaagaaaattaaattctttttaacAGCAACTTCATCGCTTATATCTGCAATAATAACTTCTTTTTTACTTCATCCACTAGATGTAGTAAGGACTAGACAGCAAGTGGCAGCAGCATCCGATGGTGCAGTGATCGCACACCCGACATTGATATCCACAATCAACTTTATAATAGATACTGAAGGAGTTATTGGATTATATAAGGGATTAAACGGCCAGTTAGTTGCATCTGGAGTCTCATGGTTTATTTTTAGGTacttttttgattttatcCGTTATTttatagaagaaaataagtGTTTTGTGTTCAGCTACGTTGTTAAAAGCCAAACATGCTTTTATCCTTTACAAATTTCTCCGTTctcaaattcaatttcaacaATCATTGCAAGTGTGCTTTCGACTGCTCTCGTTCATCCACTTTGGTTAGTTAAATCCAGGTTAGAAATTCAATCAGTAAATACAAAGAAAAAGGGCTGGAAGCAATATTCTGCTGGGTTACATGGCATTGCTGAATGCATGTATAGTATTTACCAAAAAAATGGAATATGTGGTTTATATTCTGGGTTCATTCCAACTTTAATGTTGATTCCGCATACATTGATACAACTTGTAATATATGACATATTTCGAAATcaatcaattaattataattcaaaacaTCTTTATCTGAGTAATCTACGCTTCTTCATCTTTGGATTCATTTCGAAGTTATTAGCATCGGCATTGACATACCCACTACAGGTTATTAGATCCAGGATGCAAATGGCTAAGATAGAAAATATCCAACTAAAAACCTACGAtatcaatatattaaaattaagcCATAAAGAGTTTGTCAACTTTGCAAGGGACCATTATTTCCCAGGACTAATGACTCATATTCCTAAAGTTAGCATGCACAGTGGAATAATGTTCCTAATTTATGAAGCAATGATAAAgttatttgaatcaatattGTCAATCAATTAG
- a CDS encoding SUA5 like RNA binding domain containing protein, which produces YMSNLSDYAKYILNGELVAIPTETVYGLGGNAYDRSSILKIFKIKGRPINNPLICHVHSFKFAEDNVFELSERTRVIYKILTDKFWPGPLTVISKKRHNIVDEVSVSGKVGVRCPNNQLTLDLLKLSSVPIAAPSANRSGHISPTTPLHVSKEFDQSYMNEVGIKVWILDGGECCSVGVESTVLEYYEDGNFISIFRCGKVTKKQIWETLIDNCRNNEWIKEIKISYFGSNNSSPNRNYLSLHDTVAISPGMDIKHYSPTICTKLISFISDTNKYTGINVDLRNIILIDIGSKLSFLRCYVRHYFSLCDDYDFSLACKNLFATLHQAEDFANSLDDLSSVYIFITGFETEDNISLALWDRVYRASSGELIYCNLNEIKIQHKYIKRFYKV; this is translated from the coding sequence TACATGAGCAATCTATCTGATTATGcgaaatatattttaaatggGGAGTTAGTTGCAATACCGACTGAAACTGTGTATGGGTTGGGTGGAAATGCTTACGACAGATCCtctatattaaaaattttcaagataAAAGGAAGGCCAATAAACAATCCTTTGATATGCCATGTACACAGCTTCAAGTTTGCAGAAGATAATGTTTTTGAGTTGTCTGAAAGGACAAGAGtcatatataaaattttgaCTGATAAGTTTTGGCCAGGTCCATTAACAGTAATTTCTAAGAAGAGACATAATATTGTAGATGAAGTTTCAGTCTCAGGTAAAGTTGGAGTTAGATGCCCCAACAATCAATTGACGTTAGACCTGCTTAAGCTGTCATCCGTCCCTATTGCTGCCCCTTCAGCAAATCGGTCAGGCCATATAAGTCCCACTACTCCCCTGCATGTATCAAAGGAATTTGATCAAAGTTATATGAATGAGGTAGGAATAAAAGTTTGGATTTTGGATGGAGGTGAATGTTGTAGCGTAGGAGTAGAATCAACTGTTTTAGAGTATTATGAAGATGgcaattttatttctatttttagATGCGGTAAAGTTACTAAAAAGCAAATATGGGAAACTTTGATCGATAACTGTAGAAATAATGAATGGatcaaagaaattaaaatatcataTTTTGGTAGCAATAACTCATCACCGAATAGAAACTACTTATCTCTTCACGATACAGTCGCAATTAGTCCTGGAATGGACATTAAACACTACTCGCCAACTATTTGTActaaattaatatcatttatttcagatactaataaatatacaGGTATAAATGTTGATTTAAGAAACATAATATTGATTGATATTGGATCAAAGCTTTCATTTCTTAGGTGTTATGTCCgtcattatttttctttgtgTGACGATTACGATTTTTCATTAGCATGTAAAAACTTATTTGCAACTTTACATCAAGCAGAGGATTTTGCTAATAGCCTCGATGATCTTTCTTCCGtctatattttcattactGGATTTGAGACGgaagataatatttcattgGCTCTTTGGGATAGAGTCTATAGAGCTTCATCTGGAGAGTTGATTTATTGCAATTTGAACGAAATAAAGATTCAACATAAATACATTAAAAGAT